From Mya arenaria isolate MELC-2E11 chromosome 1, ASM2691426v1, a single genomic window includes:
- the LOC128225662 gene encoding uncharacterized protein LOC128225662 — protein MGPLFFLSLRKISIFGFRIDGDPHQLNFLIDENETMGKDGSKSHGPDAVISMIDWALQNYGGQSTSCSIHADNCPGQNKNKYLVGYLMWRVMTGQHSTIEYLMQIPGSSF, from the exons ATGGGGCCCTTATTCTTCTTGTCCCTTCGGAAGATCAGTATATTTGGATTCCGAATAGATGGCGACCCACACCAGCTGAATTTCCTCATCGACGAGAACGAGACCATGGGGAAAGACGGTTCGAAATCACACGGACCAGATGCCGTCATTTCAATGATAGACTGGGCCCTTCAAAACTACGGCGGCCAATCAACGTCTTGCTCCATCCACGCCGATAATTGTCCag GTCAGAATAAGAATAAGTATCTCGTGGGCTACCTCATGTGGAGAGTCATGACCGGACAGCACAGTACCATTGAGTATCTTATGCAAATACCAGGTTCGTCTTTCTAA